The following proteins are co-located in the Nocardioides piscis genome:
- a CDS encoding FAD-dependent oxidoreductase, translating into MEQHEILIVGGGNAGISLAARLLRDGAHDVAVVESEPVHRYRPLLNYVGVGEATMGSLEKPAADVVPEGCTAIADRVVAVDVSGPRVLTAEGRRIQATTLVLCPGLEEDWDDTPGLVESQAAGWGGSTFVVESAPRVWPALRDLQQGRVVFTVPPEPAPCAATALKPLFMACDHWRRSGVLERIEVWLALPTATPLGIPRADELVEEALRSYGVNVIREARVVGLGDRTIRLATPGGERELDELSFAHVVPHYRAPGWIADSDLAGDTPGGLVDVDPLTLRHRRFPAIWSLGDVADVATRPSGGALRKQVDVLAHNLRAADDASMQHYDGYTVMPITLSRRRLMLVEVDREGRSQPSVPFPDLVRPRWSTWRVDRYVLPWVYFRRILRGKV; encoded by the coding sequence GTGGAGCAGCACGAGATCCTGATCGTGGGCGGCGGCAACGCGGGGATCTCGCTCGCCGCCCGGCTCCTGCGAGACGGAGCCCACGACGTGGCCGTGGTCGAGTCGGAGCCCGTTCACCGCTACCGCCCGCTGCTGAACTACGTCGGCGTCGGCGAGGCGACGATGGGCTCGTTGGAGAAGCCGGCCGCCGACGTCGTCCCCGAGGGGTGTACGGCGATCGCGGACCGCGTCGTGGCCGTCGACGTCTCCGGTCCCCGCGTCCTCACCGCCGAGGGGCGTCGCATCCAGGCCACCACCCTGGTGCTCTGCCCGGGACTCGAGGAGGACTGGGACGACACCCCGGGACTCGTCGAGTCCCAGGCCGCAGGCTGGGGTGGCTCGACGTTCGTGGTGGAGTCAGCCCCGCGCGTGTGGCCCGCACTTCGCGACCTGCAGCAGGGACGGGTGGTGTTCACCGTGCCGCCCGAACCGGCTCCTTGTGCTGCCACCGCCCTCAAGCCGCTGTTCATGGCGTGCGACCACTGGCGTCGATCAGGCGTCCTCGAGCGCATCGAGGTCTGGTTGGCGCTCCCCACGGCGACACCGCTCGGCATACCTCGTGCCGATGAGCTGGTCGAAGAGGCGCTGAGGTCCTACGGGGTCAACGTCATCCGGGAGGCCCGGGTGGTCGGTCTCGGGGACCGGACTATCCGGCTCGCGACACCCGGAGGTGAGCGAGAGCTGGACGAGCTGTCCTTTGCCCATGTGGTCCCCCACTACCGGGCGCCGGGGTGGATCGCCGACAGCGACCTGGCAGGCGACACGCCCGGTGGCCTGGTGGACGTCGACCCGCTCACCCTGCGCCATCGCAGGTTCCCTGCGATCTGGTCGCTGGGCGACGTCGCTGACGTCGCCACCCGACCGTCCGGTGGCGCGTTGCGCAAGCAGGTCGACGTCCTCGCCCACAACCTGCGCGCCGCCGACGACGCCTCCATGCAGCACTACGACGGCTACACGGTCATGCCGATCACCCTCAGCCGCCGTCGTCTCATGCTCGTCGAGGTCGACCGCGAGGGGCGTTCGCAGCCCTCGGTCCCGTTCCCCGACCTGGTCAGGCCCAGGTGGTCGACGTGGCGGGTGGACCGCTACGTGCTGCCGTGGGTCTACTTCCGACGCATCCTGCGCGGCAAGGTCTGA
- a CDS encoding SRPBCC family protein, with product MRISAAGPATTQQVWERFTRTDLWPTWAPQLRRVTCPDSVITAGSRGTAHGPALLRIPFEVLVVDRDELRWVWRVGRPLGVTMEHGVDKVPEGARAWVDLPIALAPYAPLAHLALRRLVRR from the coding sequence ATGCGAATCTCAGCCGCCGGTCCGGCGACCACGCAGCAGGTCTGGGAGCGTTTCACCAGGACCGACCTCTGGCCGACCTGGGCGCCCCAGCTGCGCCGGGTGACTTGTCCGGACAGCGTGATCACCGCGGGCAGCAGGGGGACGGCCCACGGTCCGGCGCTGCTGCGGATCCCCTTCGAGGTCCTGGTCGTGGACCGCGACGAGCTGCGCTGGGTGTGGCGCGTCGGTCGGCCGCTGGGCGTCACGATGGAGCACGGCGTCGACAAGGTCCCGGAGGGAGCGCGGGCCTGGGTCGACCTGCCGATCGCCCTCGCCCCCTATGCGCCGCTGGCCCACCTGGCCCTGCGGCGCCTGGTCCGCCGCTGA
- a CDS encoding helix-turn-helix domain-containing protein — MDEDVLRGVGPRLRQLRLEREATLSDLAEETGISVSTLSRLESGQRKPTLELLLPLARAHRVALDELVDAPETGDPRVRSKPVVRHGRTFISLTRRPGGLQSFKMVLPVEVATTPTMKTHEGYEWLYVLSGKVRLVLGTRDLVLEPGEVVEFDTRTPHWIGNGGQNPAEVLAIFGPQGERMHVRS; from the coding sequence ATGGACGAGGACGTGCTGCGCGGCGTCGGGCCGCGCCTGCGCCAGCTGCGGCTGGAGCGTGAGGCGACCCTGAGCGACCTGGCCGAGGAGACCGGCATCTCGGTCAGCACGCTCTCGCGGCTGGAGTCGGGACAGCGCAAGCCGACCCTCGAGCTCCTGCTGCCGCTGGCCCGCGCCCACCGGGTCGCGCTCGACGAGCTCGTCGACGCTCCGGAGACCGGTGACCCCAGGGTGCGGTCGAAGCCGGTCGTGCGCCACGGCCGCACCTTCATCTCCCTCACCCGGCGCCCCGGCGGGCTCCAGTCGTTCAAGATGGTGCTGCCCGTCGAGGTGGCGACGACCCCGACCATGAAGACGCACGAGGGCTATGAGTGGCTCTATGTGCTCAGCGGCAAGGTCCGGCTCGTCCTGGGCACGCGCGACCTGGTCCTGGAGCCGGGGGAGGTCGTGGAGTTCGACACCCGCACACCCCACTGGATCGGCAACGGCGGGCAGAACCCCGCCGAGGTGCTGGCGATCTTCGGTCCCCAGGGCGAGCGCATGCACGTTCGCTCCTGA
- a CDS encoding NAD(P)/FAD-dependent oxidoreductase yields the protein MTQDKTFDVVVIGGGVAGLSGAMALGRSRRSVLVVDAGEPRNAPAEHAHNYLGREGNSPLELLEIGQAEVMAYGVELLSDRVVTVERAGSGFTVATEGGRKVDARRVLVTGGVVDELPDIPGLAERWGIDVLHCPYCHGWEVRDRAIAVLATTPMAAHHGLLFRQLSDDVVMVVTDGTELPEADLEKLTAIGVRIVHGTPREVVTDGEHLVGLRLADGSLLEREAIVVATKPQVRAEILAPLGVEPSQFEMGGHAYGSVIQVEMTGATSASGVYAAGNCTDISMTLMASAAHGMRVGAFINAELAGEDAARAVTARRARLISAG from the coding sequence ATGACACAGGACAAGACATTCGACGTGGTGGTGATCGGTGGCGGCGTCGCCGGCCTGAGCGGGGCGATGGCCCTGGGACGCTCCCGGCGGAGCGTGTTGGTGGTCGACGCCGGCGAGCCGCGCAACGCCCCGGCCGAGCACGCCCACAACTATCTCGGCCGCGAGGGGAACTCCCCGCTCGAGCTGCTCGAGATCGGGCAGGCCGAGGTGATGGCGTATGGCGTGGAGCTGCTCTCCGACCGCGTCGTGACCGTGGAGCGCGCCGGCTCGGGCTTCACGGTCGCGACCGAGGGCGGCAGGAAGGTCGACGCCCGCAGGGTGCTGGTCACCGGCGGGGTCGTCGACGAGCTGCCTGACATCCCGGGGCTCGCGGAGCGCTGGGGCATCGACGTGTTGCACTGCCCCTACTGCCATGGCTGGGAGGTGCGTGACCGGGCGATCGCCGTCCTCGCGACCACTCCGATGGCGGCCCACCACGGGCTGCTGTTCCGCCAGCTCTCCGACGACGTCGTGATGGTCGTGACCGACGGCACCGAGCTGCCCGAGGCCGACCTGGAGAAGCTGACGGCCATCGGCGTCCGCATCGTGCACGGCACACCGCGCGAGGTGGTGACCGACGGCGAGCATCTCGTCGGGCTGCGGCTGGCGGACGGTTCCCTCCTGGAGCGAGAGGCGATCGTGGTGGCGACCAAGCCACAGGTGCGGGCCGAGATCCTCGCTCCGCTGGGCGTCGAGCCCTCGCAGTTCGAGATGGGCGGACATGCGTATGGCTCGGTGATCCAGGTGGAGATGACAGGGGCGACGTCGGCGAGTGGGGTGTATGCCGCCGGCAACTGCACCGACATCAGCATGACGCTCATGGCCTCCGCGGCTCACGGCATGCGGGTGGGCGCCTTCATCAACGCCGAGCTGGCCGGCGAGGACGCCGCGCGTGCGGTCACCGCGCGTCGGGCTCGGCTGATCAGCGCGGGGTGA
- a CDS encoding DICT sensory domain-containing protein → MTDDFSIGVLAQRTGVTPNVLRTWEHRFGFPAGRRTTSGHRRFTEADVLLVGEVQEARDRGVPLHLAVDAVLQRSRQEHGEAVHATLIREFPDLRPQRLGKATLIAASHAIEEEVLARADRSVVLGTFQEGHKFARSRHRWEELARTATWSAVLAEFDDDLPADPQARPARCQLSDVSPMRREWTVVALSPTFAAVLAAWEVPAQAGRPATYEAVITMRRAAALAAARVIVGAARSAGATPPPEVAELLAAAPSLETTIHDADRVMLRMLEHADARLGRRG, encoded by the coding sequence GTGACCGACGACTTCAGCATCGGTGTCCTGGCCCAACGGACGGGCGTCACGCCCAACGTGCTGCGCACCTGGGAGCACCGATTCGGGTTCCCGGCAGGGCGGCGCACCACGTCCGGACACCGGCGCTTCACCGAGGCCGACGTGCTGCTGGTCGGCGAGGTGCAGGAGGCGCGCGACCGGGGAGTCCCGCTCCACCTCGCCGTCGACGCGGTCCTGCAGCGCTCCCGCCAGGAGCACGGCGAGGCGGTGCACGCCACGCTGATCCGCGAGTTCCCCGACCTGCGGCCACAACGGCTCGGCAAGGCGACGCTCATCGCCGCCTCCCACGCGATCGAGGAGGAGGTCCTGGCTCGCGCCGACCGGTCGGTGGTCCTCGGCACCTTCCAGGAGGGCCACAAGTTCGCCCGGTCCCGTCATCGCTGGGAGGAGCTCGCGCGTACGGCGACGTGGTCGGCCGTGCTCGCCGAGTTCGACGACGACCTGCCGGCCGACCCGCAGGCCCGACCCGCACGCTGCCAGCTCTCGGACGTCTCGCCGATGCGCCGGGAGTGGACCGTGGTCGCCCTGTCCCCCACCTTCGCCGCGGTGCTCGCCGCCTGGGAGGTCCCCGCGCAGGCTGGACGCCCGGCGACCTATGAAGCGGTGATCACGATGCGCCGCGCCGCCGCCCTGGCAGCCGCCCGTGTGATCGTCGGGGCCGCACGCTCCGCCGGGGCCACCCCTCCCCCTGAGGTCGCCGAGCTGCTGGCGGCCGCGCCCAGCCTGGAGACGACGATCCACGACGCCGACCGCGTGATGCTGCGGATGCTCGAGCACGCGGACGCGCGTCTGGGCCGCCGCGGCTGA
- a CDS encoding DUF2237 family protein, whose product MTGEELSPRERRRRARELEAAMRTLDRLDRERGLGAMPATGVGRRPRAVRPRFVGALLTVALVAVVVLVDPGDSIQSVRRAVGLSPARSLPAPEVVAAGGDYVFAMTQPGSQDPVGWDPCSTIEYAVNPTGEPVGGRDLVESAIQRTSAVTGLTFEDVGDSDRRPFTGSFVPLGGEDPVVIGWADELEFPGLAGSVAGLGGASAESGVTGRRYYVTGGVVLDTAHFNDSTIRPVAARDGGSGAPRDRPRGGARTRQRADGADARQQRRAGGSRPRRPRGARAARVPPLSLTFRHAVSMSERNVLGGELEPCGTDPMTGYHRDGTCTVGPHDAGLHAVCAVMTEEFLAHQRSVGNDLSTPRPEWSFPGLVPGDRWCVVAIRWLQAYDAGLAAPVVLAATSERALDVVPLDVLKAYSVDVPADPGALD is encoded by the coding sequence GTGACCGGGGAGGAGCTGTCGCCGAGGGAGCGACGTCGCCGCGCCCGCGAGCTGGAGGCGGCGATGCGCACGCTCGACCGTCTCGACCGGGAGCGCGGCCTGGGGGCGATGCCCGCGACGGGCGTCGGTCGCCGGCCGCGCGCGGTCCGCCCTCGCTTCGTCGGCGCCCTGCTGACCGTCGCGCTCGTCGCGGTCGTGGTCCTGGTCGATCCGGGCGACTCGATCCAGTCCGTGCGCCGAGCCGTCGGGCTCAGCCCAGCCCGGTCGTTGCCGGCGCCGGAGGTCGTCGCCGCCGGCGGCGACTACGTCTTCGCCATGACGCAGCCCGGGTCGCAGGATCCGGTCGGCTGGGACCCCTGCTCGACGATCGAGTACGCGGTCAACCCGACCGGCGAGCCTGTCGGTGGCAGAGACCTGGTCGAGAGCGCGATCCAGCGCACCTCGGCCGTCACCGGCCTGACCTTCGAGGACGTCGGTGACAGCGACCGACGCCCGTTCACGGGCAGCTTCGTGCCCCTCGGCGGCGAAGACCCCGTCGTCATCGGCTGGGCCGACGAGCTGGAGTTCCCCGGGCTGGCCGGCAGCGTCGCCGGGCTGGGTGGCGCCTCCGCGGAGAGCGGCGTCACCGGCCGGCGCTACTACGTGACCGGCGGGGTGGTCCTCGACACCGCCCACTTCAACGACTCCACGATCCGCCCAGTCGCCGCGCGTGATGGAGGCAGTGGTGCTCCACGAGATCGCCCACGTGGTGGGGCTCGGACACGTCAACGAGCCGATGGAGCTGATGCACGCCAGCAACGGCGGGCAGGTGGATCACGGCCCCGGCGACCTCGAGGGGCTCGCGCGGCTCGGGTCCCTCCCCTGTCGCTGACGTTCCGACATGCTGTGTCCATGAGCGAGCGCAACGTCCTCGGCGGCGAGCTGGAGCCCTGCGGCACCGACCCGATGACGGGCTATCACCGCGACGGCACCTGCACGGTCGGCCCGCACGACGCCGGACTGCACGCGGTCTGCGCCGTGATGACCGAGGAGTTCCTGGCCCACCAGCGCTCCGTCGGCAACGACCTGTCGACGCCCCGACCGGAGTGGAGCTTCCCCGGTCTCGTGCCGGGCGATCGTTGGTGTGTCGTCGCCATACGCTGGCTGCAGGCGTATGACGCCGGGCTCGCCGCTCCCGTCGTCCTGGCCGCAACCTCTGAGCGCGCGCTGGACGTCGTCCCGCTCGACGTGCTGAAGGCCTACTCGGTGGACGTGCCGGCCGACCCGGGTGCGCTGGACTGA